The Lolium perenne isolate Kyuss_39 chromosome 6, Kyuss_2.0, whole genome shotgun sequence genome segment ATGGTTTCATGTGATTTTTCTCTGGGTTGAACCGAAAATAAGTTAATTCTCGTTCGTCCATAGCTCAGATCAAAATACTACAGTATTTACAAAACTTGAACAATTTAATTAAAGTTCGCAGTCCTCAAATAAATGTAATTTTGTAACCGTTCAAGTATGAACGAAGGAGGGAAGAGAGATTCGAGAATGTATCCATAAGTTCAATTTGACACTCGACCACACAATTAGTTGGACTACTCATCCATCAATCCATGGCGAGGTACTGCAGATGCTGGTGATGATATCCTCCCAGCACCTGGTGCTGCAGCTGGTAGTGATCCCCCGGCCCTGCTGGCATTGCCTGCCCGTCCATGCCGTCGAGCTTCGGGTCCATCGGCGTCAtcgtcggtggcggcggcggcagcggggaCGACCAtgggccgctgccgccgccgtacATCTCCCGCGTCACCTCCAGCAGCGAGTCCCTCACCCTGTCCGCCGGCACCGCCACCTCGTTGTCCCTCATCTGCACGCCATAAGTTAAACCATCAGCGGCCGAGCTGCTGCAGGTGCAACAATGGCAAACGCCAGACTGAGAGCAAGCGGGACGTACGACGGCGCGGAAGACGTTGAGGACGAGCTTGTTGTAGGAGGTGACGTTGACGTTGGTGACCTGGAGGCCGAGGGCGGCGATCTCGTCCATGATGCGCACGAAGCGGCCGGACTTGTGGGAGCACAGCACCTGCAGGAAGAACTCGTTCCCCTCCACCTGCCGCACCTCCACCTGCGGCTCCATGTCGtggtcctccgcctcctcctcctccttttcctcctcctccttccctCGGGGACGCTTGTTGCCGGAGGAGAATGGCGGCTGCTGCTGCGGCGAGTCCTCGCCGTTGTCAAGGCCCGGAGGCGGATGGTCGTCCAGGAGAACGTCGGGGGCCTTGCTGTCGCTGTGGCCGGGCGGTGGCGCCGGCGGGTTCGGATCTTCCAGCTCGTCCTGCAGCTCTTTCACTTGCTTCTGCAGCCCCACGATGTAGTCGATCGCGTCCCCGAGGATCGACGCCCGGTCCATCTGCCGGCGCGCGCCATGGAAAATTTCAATTTTGAGCTCTGGAACAGCCAAGAATggtccatggcggcggcggccatggacgaCGATGGTGGGTTACCTTGGTTATGTTGGGGACGAGGGACCGGAGCTTGTAGAGGCGGTCGTTGAGCTTCTTCCGCCGCTTCCGCTCCGCCACCAGGTTCTTGCACTGCTGCTTCTTCCCGCCTCTCTGCGGCTCGCCGTCGACGCCGTCATCGTCTTGGTCCCCAAGCTGCATCTCGCTCCCTTCCGACCCTGAGTCCGCCGCCCTCCCCACGCCGCCGTGCAGCTGCTGCTGATGGTGCTCCTGCGCCGCCATCGACGGCGGCTCGCTGCTCTCTGCCGCCGCATACTGCCACCCCACACCCGCCGCTCCGTCGTCCTGCACGGCTCCCAGGAACGGCTCGCCACTCCCGCCGGCGCCGCCCCCATCAAACAGGTTGAGCGACGCCGCGGAGTACATCCGCCCCGGGTCTGCTGTCGCTGCGGTCGCGTCCCACGCGTACCCCggcgcctccgccgcctcctgcCACCCCTGCCCGCCGCCGCACTGCGCCATGACCAGCTCCGCCATCTGCTGCTCCTCCGCCATCTGCATAAATTACACCGATGAtcatccggccgccgcaagtcaggcgccccatatatatatatacgcatcatCCAAACGCGCGCAAAGGCTGTTGCGTGCGGTGCACCGCGAAGCCGGTGCCACCGCCGCCGGAGCGACGGCTCACGCGAACGGCGTGCGCGCGGCTTAACTACTTCTTATCAAAACTAACTGGTAATATTATCCATCACCGACCACACACGCACGTACGTATCTCGAGGCGAAGAGCTCGACGAGCCCGCCGGCGACTGGGACGAGGAGGCGCGTCCTCTCGCCGCCACCCGTAGCATCGTAACCCGGCCCCGACGCCGCGCCGCTGCTCTGCCAGATGGGCTGGTTCGACAGCAAGGCCTGTGCGTGCATCCTGATCATCATCCGAACAGTTTCAATAGTCAGAGCTCCGACCAGAatctttcgcaaaaaaaaaaaaaagagaactcCGACCAGAATCAACGGCGGCGACAGATCGACATGGCCGGggccgaggaagaagaagcaatTACCCAATGGAGGAGGAGTCGAGCGGGATGGAAGAAGGAAGGTCGCCGAGCACCGCGACATGGGCCTCGAACTCCACGCTGCAGCAGAACCCCGTCATCTCCAAGAACCTGCCATGGATCCATCCCCACCACCATCACCATGATCATTCATCATCAAGCTCTGGCAGCAAGAATCATACGAACAACTAACACATACAAGTACATACCGCTGGTCAGGGGAGAGTCGCCAGTAGATGCAGTAGTCCCAGCCGTGGGCGCCGCCGACGAGCGGCCTCAGTGCGGCTTCCACCGTGGCGCCTCCATGACCATGAACAGCTGCAGCAATGCCGATGCtctgatggtgatgatctcctcctcctcctcccatgGCAGCTCAGCACAAGCGACGATCACCTTGTCCTAAGATCGGGTGAGTGAACTGGTGAGTGACAGAATCAAATGCAGGGTGCAGCTGCAGTTCTGCTGTCAGGAATCAGGGATAGGATTTGTCGATGTCACCACTGTAAGAAACTTCAGGTCACGTACGATTGCACACGCCCACTTTATAGTACTACTAGTGCATGCAtcacggtgatgatgatgatcatcatcatcaagcaGAGGATTAAGACCAAGTGTGAACTAGCTAACAGAATTACAGTAACCTATACTGCCGGATGTCATGGCTGTTTTCGGATGGGAACAGAAGGAAAGCTACCTTTTAGCAGGCCTGCCGGCGATGGACCGATCGATCGATCGGAACCGCCGCCACGAAAGCAATTGCTAACTGAAGAATCATCTCAACTGCAGGCTGCAAGGGGGCTGTTGCATCGTCAGTATATGCACTATCTTCAGAAACGCAATTTCTGAATGGTGAAAAACTCACAATTAACATGAACGGCCCCTTTCTTTTATCGATCGCCCCGCACCGGTATCATCGCCGCCACGGAGGCTGTTACGAGTAGGTGGGATGCAGCAAAGGT includes the following:
- the LOC127308679 gene encoding transcription factor TDR, which codes for MGGGGGDHHHQSIGIAAAVHGHGGATVEAALRPLVGGAHGWDYCIYWRLSPDQRFLEMTGFCCSVEFEAHVAVLGDLPSSIPLDSSSIGMHAQALLSNQPIWQSSGAASGPGYDATGGGERTRLLVPVAGGLVELFASRYMAEEQQMAELVMAQCGGGQGWQEAAEAPGYAWDATAATADPGRMYSAASLNLFDGGGAGGSGEPFLGAVQDDGAAGVGWQYAAAESSEPPSMAAQEHHQQQLHGGVGRAADSGSEGSEMQLGDQDDDGVDGEPQRGGKKQQCKNLVAERKRRKKLNDRLYKLRSLVPNITKMDRASILGDAIDYIVGLQKQVKELQDELEDPNPPAPPPGHSDSKAPDVLLDDHPPPGLDNGEDSPQQQPPFSSGNKRPRGKEEEEKEEEEAEDHDMEPQVEVRQVEGNEFFLQVLCSHKSGRFVRIMDEIAALGLQVTNVNVTSYNKLVLNVFRAVMRDNEVAVPADRVRDSLLEVTREMYGGGSGPWSSPLPPPPPTMTPMDPKLDGMDGQAMPAGPGDHYQLQHQVLGGYHHQHLQYLAMD